One Glycine max cultivar Williams 82 chromosome 8, Glycine_max_v4.0, whole genome shotgun sequence genomic window, TAGGAGTGAGGAGATAGAGTATTGGAGTTGTTGACTAGTTTAATTTGTGGTGCCCTGACATTTAAAAAGACTCTTTATGTATCAAAATATTTCTCTAGATTACCTCCAATGTGGAAAACAAATCCATATggataaataaagagaaatatatatttgaatggttaagattaaaagataaatgcaCGTGACTTTCTTAATTGGTCATGTGACcactaacttttaattttaaccatATACCATCCATGTATCATTGTATGACCTAGATTTATGGTTCTTACATTCTTAAAATGAGAACTATTCTTACTATGTATGCTCCTTATAAACTATATATAGGTTGTTTGCATCACCTATGCATGAATCATGATtaatttacttttgtttaattCTAGTAGCTATTGACCTATGCGTTGGTTATGCCTCATTTGCTTGTCTATTTCAATTATAGACATGACTGTTTTTTATGTGATTGCCTTGTAATGTGCACTAATTATTAACACTGAATTAAGTGCTTTCTTGttcattcttaatttctttctgtATGAATTAAAATGTGAATATTCATTCtcgttttttttcttgttaactTGGTTGTTTGTGTCACTAATGCAAGAACCATGTTTATTTTGCATGACTTTAGAtagtaattgttggatgaacTTGAAGGGATTCAATGGATACAGAATTCAAAACAATTGAGGCAAGCATAATGTCTATGCTTGGCCAACTCCAATCTGAGGGTGGCATCCTACAAAGAATGGTATACAAGAATAAGAACCAGCACCGACGCGGTTCCTATTTCCAGCGTCTTTTGAAGGTTCCCCACTACACATTATACATTATAGTTTCTCTACAGTCGCTGTTCAATATGAGTTTTCTTAATGCTTGGCATTTTCACAGTTTCATGAaagctttctttctttttgtaatatacaaattttaaaagtaattgcaTTTGTGTGGAAATTTGAATGGAAATGTGTATTTACATTTAAGTTTTCATGATGCAATGTGTATTTATGTCCTTTTTGGATTTTGTGCTGTGCTGTATTGTAATTTGCAGGTAAGGAGGGATTTAAGGCTGCTGCAATTGGCAAACTTGGAGGAGCTTGTAACATCATGTTTGCTTGTTATCAAAGAAGATAGACCAAAACAGAAGCTTCATCTTTTAGAGAGGTAGGTTTAACTTATTTCTAACAAGTTTTTGGTTGATGTTTTTCCAATTCATGTACAAAGAATCAATtcagatataaaattattatagccAACAAGGTAACATGATTGAATGCTTAGTGCTTACAATATGTAGTGTTTAAAGTGCTGATATAGTCAGTGATATttcaattatgacctctccaactCTAACCCCTGATTTTAGTAGCAGTATTCCTTAATgactgaatttttattttattttacttttttttgggaCTGGGGAGGAGGGAGGAGGGGGGGATAGTATGCCTCAGGTGCGTATAGCACATTGACATGGGgatccttctttttttcaatatgCTCAATTCAATTTTGTTTGGCCTTTTCTTTTGTGTAGTATGTGCAAGGCAAAGAGAAAGGAATTGGAAAACTTTGAAATTCTAATTTTACATCTCATGAAAATGGGAAGTGACAATTTTTAATCTTCATGTCAAGAGAAGTGATACAGTAGACCATTATTCTGACCTGCACATTGTGGACTTATGGTTAAAGAATTTGTATATATGGATGTGGCAACATTATTATTCCAAAATACGATTTCAATTTTGTGAGATGGCTTACTCTCTCTTTGCATAATTGAACATCTCAGTCATACTTCattgtttgaatttatttttggttttcaaaatatatttgtgatGAAATTTCCCCTTTGGTATGTCTTTATGATAATATTGCAAGTCCTGTcttgttgatgatgatattgtTCTACTTACTGTTTCATTACAgcttaaaaaggagaaaatgtcaTAATGAAAAGCATAATTTTATGGAGCGTCTGTTAGGTGTTGCACACTTACTAGTAGAGGTGAAATTGCTGATAAATATTATTGTTGCTCTAACTCTCTTTCTTACTTTGTACATTAAGATCAGTGTGTTCATGCTGTGGTAACTCACTTGCCGTCCTCTTTCCATTAATAGTATGACTATAACGAGTATTTCTCACTAAAATCAAATTGTTTATGACTCTAATATGAATCATTTTCCCTATGCATCATTATAGATTTAACATTGGATTGCTTATTTTTATGGAACCCATTATCCTATCTCAATTTGTGTTCTGTTTCTCATGCAGATGGTTGAACCAATACTGAAGGCTGCATCATATCCTTCTGCTTCTGCTAATAGTCTAATTTGATTTGTGTTTTAATGGTTAGCTTATTTATTTATCCTATATGCTCATAGTTTACTTAATTGGCCATACTCTGATCAAAATTTTAGACatataaaatctttttctttcGTTTCATACATGTGTACTGGTTGATTGGTACTTGGTGTTGCCAAATGATATAACATGCTCCATAATTTGCTTGtattaatcttttttctttggctttgtttttttttccctgtGTAACTACAATACCATTTGTAAAACATTAGGAGTTTGCTTGCATACACAAattgtatataataattttatgttggaattttttttgttgcccATCTTTTGTTACTCAATTATGTTGATAATTTGCCCTTTGCATGTCTGTTGGTTGCTATTGATCTTCATTGAAACATGGACTTCTTAGTTCACACTTGCCAACTTTGATGTCATCTTCTTCCCTTTCCTTTCTAAAGCCCTAGATTATGTTTATTTCAGTGTTCTACATTTTTGGAGGCTATTTTCAGATAATGATTGGTTATTGTTAATGTCATATTTTGGTCTGTTATTTTATCCAGGGatcattattttactttatactTTGGAAAAGTAGAATacacaaagaaatttttatcatTGTTACTGCTAGTAGTGTCAGACTGCGAGTGGCCGTAGTATTCTTCTTGACCATTTTATGAGTAGTCTGTTTAAATATGCTACATCAAAGTCCTTTCCTTGACTATTTAATAGTGAGGTATCTGTATTGTTTGCTCAATCTTTTTTTATGGGATTTTCTGTGACAATTATGGCTTTGCTTGCACGTCTCCGAGTTCTGGTTCAACAAGTAAGTTTCTTGAGTTAATGTATTTAATCCAGGTTGTATCATTTTTAAGTTGGAATTTATTTAATGTGGAACACTGATGCTGGCGttgtttctaaaatttaaattaggtTGAAAGTAAACGTGATATTATTAGGATAGCACTAGATAGTATAACTCTGTGATCGTGAATTGATCTTCTAGCTCTATTGGTTTAGTTACTCAAACCTTCTTTCCCCCCCTTGTGCAGATATTACTTGATGTTGTTTCATTGTTCAACATGGTTTCTATACTCTCTATAAAGAAGCAATCAATAAAAACAACTCACAATGAAACCGAGGTTTGTTTGTATGACAAAAATCTCTGTTGTATACATATTTATGCTTAGACATGGATATGAATCTAAAGTGATATTCTAATTTCTACATgctaatatattctttttttatatatatatactattgaTGCAGGTTTTTAGAGATTTCTACCCTGTTAGTGATGATTTTGTTACATTAGAATGTGTTTGGAAATCAGACAAGTTTATATTACTCGAGAGGAAGCATAAAAGGGTGAATGAAAGTCAAGCTGTGGACTCTGGTGGAATTGTTTTTGTCCAAACATCAAAtgttaattataattgtatcGTGTCTTTTCTTGGGGGTAAGAATGGTGTGCTTGTTTCTGCTGTTCCATATTTTCCAAGTcttattagttttaatatttaattttgtgatgGGTATTTCAGTTTATGACAATTTAACTGTTTTATAACAAATGTACTGCTAACGATTTTGTCTTTTTCATATTACTATATGTTCGGACTCaacaattttatatatgaaagtaCCAAACTCAATCACTTGTTAAGTTTACTTGGGAGCCAATAACCTGTTCTTTTAGTTGTTATTGTGATCTCTGGATCTCAAACATGCAAATGCTGTTAAATGCGACATAAAACTAATTAGTTTGATTGAATTGATCTTGTCATCCAAGAACACTGGAAGAAATTAGTATAAGGGATttcattgtgattttttttaatctcattgTGAATAATATCCTTGAGAATTTGTTTTCTAACGGAGTCCAATGTCATTGTGTGACCCATGAGACTGATCTCATCTAATGGGACAAGACTAttattgtttgttgttgttaatttgATCTTgtcaattttgtttgttttactttGGTTTCCTGcggcctctttgcatatgcaaggttaaggctgcgtacaacatccctcccccataccttcgcatagcgaagagcctctgggcaatggggtacgaagtttttttataCTTTGGTTTCCTGAGTTCTTTTGATTAGGATTAAAAATTGGCGTATCAACATTTGACAGTTTTTGCAAGTGATTAGTGATTTGTATTCATGAAGCTGAATAGAAACCACATAAATAAACTGCTTCTTTTCAGGATCTGGCCTTGTTGCTTtgcaaaatataaaagaaatactttTCTCTCACCTTTACTTGTGACATCACCATTTTATATCCaaagttaaattgtaat contains:
- the LOC100790670 gene encoding uncharacterized protein, with the translated sequence MDTEFKTIEASIMSMLGQLQSEGGILQRMVYKNKNQHRRGSYFQRLLKVRRDLRLLQLANLEELVTSCLLVIKEDRPKQKLHLLESLKRRKCHNEKHNFMERLLGVAHLLVEMVEPILKAASEVSVLFAQSFFMGFSVTIMALLARLRVLVQQILLDVVSLFNMVSILSIKKQSIKTTHNETEVFRDFYPVSDDFVTLECVWKSDKFILLERKHKRVNESQAVDSGGIVFVQTSNVNYNCIVSFLGDDRLVPKRVADVAAKKDPCHINDKSTDLLIGSSPNDDKETIYNDEGENQGITKASINKSLPEVGLHALSPSTTNDKLHSCRRRWHLSQSRILH